From a region of the Salinispira pacifica genome:
- a CDS encoding acetate/propionate family kinase — protein MDGQAILVINCGSSSLKYEVYEMPAGTSLGKGTVERIGMGTGMITQEDPSDREYYLEQEIPDHGVAMSLVQKALTDPEKGLIQDLSRISGVGHRVVHGGESYSESVIIDDDVIAAIENNIELAPLHNPANLTGIQESIKLFPGVKQVAVFDTAFHQSIQPSAYMYGLPRELYDRFKIRRYGFHGTSHRYVNRVAVEHVKRSVENTNVISCHLGNGASITAIGGGKSVDTSMGFTPLEGLVMGTRSGDIDPAIIFYLLERGYTPEEVNTLLNKKSGVYGLSGISNDFRDIQKAVENGDKNAEETLEVFAHRVRRYIGAYMAELVKVDLLVFTGGVGQYDIDVRERICRRLENLGIIIDIEKNRNNGPGLGIISADYSPVTILVVPTNEELQIATDTHELIFA, from the coding sequence TTGGACGGACAGGCCATTCTTGTGATTAACTGCGGCAGCTCATCATTAAAATATGAAGTATATGAGATGCCAGCTGGAACCAGTCTGGGAAAAGGTACGGTTGAGCGGATCGGTATGGGTACGGGCATGATTACCCAGGAAGATCCATCGGACAGGGAGTACTATCTTGAGCAGGAAATACCGGATCATGGTGTGGCCATGTCCCTGGTTCAAAAGGCTCTCACCGATCCGGAAAAGGGTTTGATTCAGGATCTTTCCCGCATCAGCGGTGTGGGACACAGAGTGGTCCACGGGGGAGAAAGCTACTCGGAATCGGTGATTATCGATGATGATGTGATTGCCGCAATTGAGAATAACATCGAGCTGGCCCCTCTCCATAACCCCGCCAATCTCACAGGTATTCAGGAGTCAATTAAGCTGTTCCCCGGGGTAAAGCAGGTGGCGGTTTTTGATACTGCGTTTCATCAGAGTATTCAGCCTTCCGCATACATGTACGGCCTTCCCCGAGAACTCTACGATCGGTTTAAAATCAGGCGTTACGGTTTTCATGGTACCAGCCACCGCTATGTGAACCGTGTTGCAGTGGAGCATGTGAAGAGATCTGTGGAAAACACCAATGTGATCAGCTGCCATCTCGGCAACGGTGCTTCTATTACTGCCATCGGCGGCGGGAAATCTGTGGATACTTCCATGGGCTTCACCCCTCTTGAAGGGCTGGTAATGGGTACCCGAAGCGGCGACATTGATCCTGCGATCATTTTTTACCTGCTTGAACGGGGATATACCCCTGAGGAAGTAAACACTCTGCTGAACAAAAAGAGCGGTGTCTACGGACTCTCGGGCATTTCCAATGATTTCCGGGATATTCAGAAAGCCGTAGAAAACGGCGACAAGAATGCCGAGGAAACCCTTGAGGTGTTCGCCCACAGGGTCCGGCGCTACATCGGGGCATACATGGCCGAGCTGGTGAAGGTGGACCTTCTGGTGTTCACCGGCGGAGTGGGCCAGTACGATATTGATGTACGGGAACGGATCTGCCGAAGGCTGGAAAACCTGGGCATAATTATCGATATAGAGAAGAACCGCAATAACGGCCCCGGCCTGGGAATTATTTCTGCAGATTATTCCCCTGTGACAATCCTTGTAGTTCCCACCAACGAGGAGCTTCAGATCGCCACCGACACTCATGAATTGATTTTCGCCTGA